The proteins below come from a single Desulfonatronovibrio hydrogenovorans DSM 9292 genomic window:
- a CDS encoding PilZ domain-containing protein: protein MSSQERNYSRVETRIKAYARRTPFANAKPIFTGCFACDMEEQSTKNLYGSHVPRELIAFFQRMDEKLNMILSLLSQGNIQDDFPISAEVIEISGAGLQFISDESFEVGDTLEMALILSQFPLKVVGVVGNIHRRVKVKNIPVWVVSFTSIRDIDREKIVQFVFQEQREQIRGKRSEADK, encoded by the coding sequence ATGAGCAGCCAGGAGAGAAACTACTCAAGGGTGGAAACCAGGATAAAGGCCTATGCCCGCAGAACTCCATTTGCCAATGCCAAACCCATTTTTACGGGTTGCTTTGCCTGCGACATGGAGGAACAGTCCACTAAAAATCTTTATGGCTCGCATGTCCCCAGGGAGCTCATTGCTTTTTTCCAGAGAATGGATGAAAAGCTGAACATGATTCTGAGCCTGCTGAGTCAGGGAAATATTCAGGATGATTTTCCTATTTCAGCTGAAGTGATCGAAATAAGCGGTGCCGGACTTCAATTCATATCTGATGAATCCTTTGAAGTTGGTGACACCCTGGAGATGGCCCTGATTCTGTCCCAGTTTCCCCTGAAGGTGGTGGGAGTTGTGGGTAATATCCATCGCAGGGTCAAGGTCAAGAATATTCCGGTCTGGGTGGTCAGTTTTACCAGTATCAGAGACATAGACCGGGAAAAGATCGTTCAGTTTGTCTTTCAGGAACAACGGGAACAGATTCGGGGCAAGAGAAGTGAAGCTGACAAATGA
- a CDS encoding OmpA family protein — protein sequence MKLIKIGLLCLGFMLMVALASSVSAQTQVIIEPKAENFVFYVDNSGSMGFEYEELGMDKSLVARELLVLMNEEMPELEANFGVYTYGPYKEFRPVSGFDRQALNTAFNEIPTDFEIFGRRTPMGAGLQSLDAPVSRLQDRIAVVAVTDGESNIGPHPKEVMQDMYARYGNRICFHFVSLAQSPAEKAMVEELAGMNPCSVAVDAGDLAKDFVRADFMQQVFYNVREVAVEPAPAPAPAPAPAPAPEPVEEVIVFSNVTFDFDSARIKPEYEDILKEAALIIKGTDKGVVVEGHTCNIGPAQYNLGLSQRRAQSVADFLVEQGINPDRLETRGYGLTQPRFDNNTREGRSLNRRVEMHLE from the coding sequence ATGAAATTGATAAAAATCGGCTTGCTGTGCTTGGGCTTTATGCTGATGGTGGCTCTGGCCAGCTCTGTATCAGCTCAAACCCAGGTCATTATTGAGCCCAAGGCTGAGAATTTTGTGTTTTATGTGGACAATTCCGGATCCATGGGCTTTGAATACGAAGAACTGGGGATGGACAAAAGTCTTGTGGCCAGGGAACTTCTGGTACTTATGAACGAAGAGATGCCTGAACTTGAGGCCAATTTCGGGGTTTATACCTATGGTCCTTACAAGGAGTTCAGACCTGTGTCCGGTTTTGACCGCCAGGCATTGAACACCGCCTTTAATGAAATCCCCACGGACTTTGAAATCTTTGGTCGTCGGACTCCCATGGGTGCCGGACTTCAATCCCTGGACGCTCCTGTATCCCGCCTCCAGGACCGCATAGCTGTGGTGGCTGTGACCGATGGAGAATCCAATATCGGACCTCACCCCAAAGAAGTGATGCAGGATATGTATGCCAGATACGGCAACAGGATATGCTTTCATTTTGTCAGTCTGGCCCAGAGCCCGGCCGAGAAGGCCATGGTTGAAGAACTGGCCGGCATGAATCCCTGCTCGGTTGCGGTTGATGCCGGAGATTTGGCCAAGGATTTTGTCAGGGCTGATTTCATGCAGCAGGTGTTCTACAATGTCCGGGAAGTAGCTGTTGAGCCAGCCCCGGCCCCTGCTCCAGCCCCGGCCCCGGCCCCTGCTCCGGAACCCGTTGAAGAGGTGATCGTGTTCAGCAACGTCACCTTTGATTTTGACAGTGCCCGGATCAAGCCTGAATATGAAGATATTCTCAAGGAAGCCGCCCTGATCATCAAGGGAACCGACAAGGGAGTTGTTGTGGAAGGACACACCTGCAATATCGGTCCGGCCCAGTACAACCTGGGTCTTTCCCAGAGAAGGGCTCAGTCTGTGGCTGATTTTCTGGTGGAACAGGGTATAAATCCTGATCGCCTGGAGACCAGGGGATACGGTTTGACCCAGCCCAGATTTGACAACAATA
- a CDS encoding NIL domain-containing protein: protein MTASKPYSRIISLHFSPDVVRRPMMYNLAKQYDLTFNILKARISPREEGHMILELSGKEEDYKKGISYLQEHGISIRDVAQSITRDEDSCTHCGLCTALCLAGALYLDQETRQVLFDSHKCTACGMCTRVCPVEAMHAEANGDF from the coding sequence ATGACTGCATCGAAACCTTATTCCAGGATTATTTCTCTACATTTTTCGCCGGACGTGGTCCGCAGGCCCATGATGTACAATCTGGCCAAGCAATACGACCTGACCTTTAATATCCTCAAGGCCAGAATCAGTCCCAGGGAGGAAGGTCATATGATCCTGGAACTGTCAGGCAAGGAGGAAGACTACAAAAAGGGCATATCCTATCTTCAGGAGCACGGCATCAGCATCCGGGACGTGGCCCAGTCCATCACCAGGGATGAAGATTCCTGCACCCACTGCGGCTTGTGCACTGCGTTGTGCCTTGCCGGAGCCCTTTATCTGGATCAGGAAACCAGGCAGGTCCTGTTTGACAGCCACAAGTGCACTGCCTGCGGAATGTGCACCAGGGTCTGTCCGGTGGAGGCCATGCACGCCGAAGCCAACGGAGACTTCTGA